The genomic window TCTAAGCCCCCTTTTGGATATCTTATAGACTGGCTGGTATTTGCCAGCGTTAGTTGTACTGTAACGGTGTAATGTACCAATGCGGGCTTGTGTACGTTGGGCGTCTTACTACAGTCGAATCAATGCAATGTTACACTCGCCACACAATGCCCCTCTCTCTCGTGCACCGTTACTTGTGCTCTAAATGCCGTATACTGCATAAAGTGGCTGGCGGACTCAGAAGCTGCCCAACATACGCAGGTGTCTGGAAATTGGATTACACCACTATGGCGCTGACGAAGGCTGAACGAGCCACCAGAAAAGGGATAGATTTCTAGCTAGTCAGCCCTGAAACTTAGCACGTTCTCAAGGTGCGCGTGTGAACTTTGGGTGCACACATTTTGTGCAAACAAGCAGCTCAGCCGTCGCGTGTCTGATCATCAGCAACATGTCTAGAATTGCACTTGACGAATTCACAAAACGAACCGGGTCGTCGTTGGCTCGGCCCGTGGACTGGCGGCATGGCCCAACGCTACGCTAAGAACCCACTCCCTGACTTGAGCTCTTGTCGAAACAAGCCCCCCGTCCGCCTTCCCCTCTCGCCAGCTGTTCGCTGTGATTTGCCTCCGGAGGTTCGTTCAAAGCTCTGTGCAGTCTGGAAGAAAGCGCGCAGCATTATTCCTCCGCCCGCTCGCCCTCTTTCCACGGCAGCACTCCCCTACACCCCTCTCCTCCGAAATCATCATTGCGGACCTCTCCCCCGAACCACACCCCCTACGGCACACTTCGATCCACCACACACTCAGGAGGCTTTCATAGGCCACCTCAGCACCGCACTCGCTTCACAATGAACAACCAGCAGCAGGGAAACCGGTTGCAGCTCAACTTTGGCTTTGGTGGTGGAGGGGGTGACCGCAACAACCAGTATGCCCAAGAGCAAGGCCGTGCGTTTCCTACCACGCCGTCGACCTTCCCGCAGCCTGTATACCCAAACCAGGCCGGCCAACAGGAAGTCTGGGGTGCGCAGCAGCAAATGGGCGGCAATGGCTATGGAGGCTACTTCCAAAACCCCTACCAGCAGGCCCAGTACCAGGGACAGCAGGGAAACCTCCAGGCCCCAGGGGCAACTCGCTTCGATCAGAGCCCTAACGGCCTGGCCCAACAGCTTTCCCAGCAGCACCTTGGAGGTGGCAGCAACCGCTCCGGAAGCCCGTATGGCCGCCAGGCCTCGCCGAACCAACAGCGCCCTCGCACCGCCGATAACAGAGGATTTGGATACGGCGGCTATGGAGGCGGCTCTGCGCCTCGACAGCCGTCACAGTCATTGTACGACGAGGAAGCACCGGCCAGGAACCCTGACAAGTACTCGAGCAACGTCGCTCAGCAGGCGACCATGTCCAAGGGTTTAATCAACACCTTCTTCAAAGACAGCGTTCAGCGAGCACGCGACCGAAACCAAAGGTACGAACAGCCAACAAAGCCGCCCTCCGGTCTACTGACACATGAACAGAGCATTGGAACTCGAGTCCATTATGAAGGAGCCTTCTATCTCAGACAACCGTAAAGCTCAGAAGGAGAACAGCATGCGCAACGCCGAGATCCACTACCTACGGTTCTTGCGAACAAAGGAAAAGCCGGAGAATTTCTCGACATTGAAAGTTATTGGCAAGGGTGCTTTCGGCGAGGTCAAGCTTGTTCAGCGTAAGAACGACGGCAAGATCTATGCGCTCAAATCACTTGTCAAACAGGAAATGGTAGGCTTCGATCCTCGACGCAGGCTACGAAAGAGGCTTATGCTGACACTGCACAGTTCAAGAAAGATCAACTGGCCCACGTCCGATCCGAACGAGACATTCTCGCCGAATCAGACAGCCCATGGGTTGTCAAGCTGCACACCACGTTCCAGGACAACACCTTCCTGTACATGCTTATGGAGTTCTTACCGGGTGGTGACTTGATGACTATGCTTATCAAGTACGAAATCTTCACAGAAGACATTACGCGATTCTACATGGCGGAAATCGTCCTGGCCATAGAAGCTGTCCACAAGCTGGGCTTCATTCATCGGTGGGTCTAGCAATACCTGTAAAGAGATTGGAGGCGCTTATGCTGACATTACTCAGTGACATCAAGCCTGACAACATTCTGCTGGATCGTGGCGGTCACATTAAGCTGACTGATTTCGGTCTGTCGACGGGTTTCCACAAAGAGCACGACGCTGGCTACTATAAGAAGCTGCTTGCTGGCGGTGCACACAAGTCGAACCGGGATAACCGAAACTCGATGAACATGGACCAGATCCAGCTGACCGTCAGCAACCGAACCCAGATCAACACATGGAGGAAATCCCGTCGCCAGCTCGCATACTCCACTGTTGGCACACCCGACTACATCGCGCCAGAGATTTTCAGCGGCCAAGGATACGACTTTGGCTGCGATTGGTGGTCTGTTGGTACCATCATGTTCGAGTGCCTCATCGGTTGGCCACCTTTCTGCGCAGAGGAACCGCATGACACCTACCGCAAGATCGTGGATTGGCCACGCAACTTGCACTTCCCCCCGGACCAACAGCTTGGTGCAGAAGCAGAGGACTTTGTGAGACGGTCAGTCTCCCTTGCGTTGTTGTCATTGACTTGTTGCTAACAAACATTTCTTAGCCTGATTTGCGACGCCGACCACCGCCTTGGTCGTATCGGCGGTGCCAGCGAGATCAAGCAACATCCGTTCTTCCGTGGTGTCTCATGGGATGGTCTGCGACGCATCCGCGCACCGTTCGAGCCTAAACTGCAGTCGAATGTCGATACACAGTACTTCCCCATTGATGAGATTGACCAGAACGACAACAGTGCTGCCTATAGGGCGCAAGCTGCGCAATCAGGGGACGATGAGTACGCCACTAGCTTGCCCTTCATTGGCTACACATACAAGCGCTTTGATGCTTTCCGGGGTGCATAGAGTGCTCGTCGACAGGTTGCGACGGTACACTGCACTTGTGCATGTCCTTTTTTGCAGGCTTTGGCATCGTACACAAGCATTGCCTAGGCGTTGGGCCTCGTTCTTCTCAGACTCATTTCTATGCTTCTTTGTTCTGCACATCTCACTGTGGATGATGGGAGTCCGGAAAGTCTGAGGGTGCGTTGGGCTAGAATCATGGGAACGGCTTCCTTGTGTCACCACCACTCAGGCGAAAGCTACAGTGATCGGGTCAAGCTGTCTTGTGACAGCACTTTAGTCATCGACACATCCGGGGAGAAGTATCAGACTAGCTATTGGGATATGTATGGAGGAGTTTGGAGAGGAATCAAACAATATGAAACTGCACTCTGTGCGCATTGCGAGCTCTGTGATACATCCCAGGCACTCATCTCGTCCGGTCCAACACAGCATAGATCGTATGCGCTTGTTCGGTTTTCGTCGTATGGACTGTGGAAGCAAAAATGTCCCCGTATCGCCATCAACTCCATGCTCCTGAGGCCTAGCGCTTATGCACTGCATCTCGCCATTCTTTCAGCCTGGATTTTGCTTCGACTTCAACGTCTTGTTCGGAAGTACGCACATTCGAAAGAGACTTGCCACGCTCATCGCGCCTCGAATTGTACCATGCTACACAACCGTCAGCACTCGTCCACTCGCGCGTCTTTCCCCAGCGGTATGCAACGCTCTTCATGCAGCGCTTCTTCACACGCACACAGACACTGCTCGAACCCTCCTCTTGTCCGTTTCCACGACTCCCCTCTCTTTGCCTTCTGTTCTCATCGTCTGCGCCCTCAACCCCAGTCACAACCACCAGCTCGCACAAAGAGTAATGCAAACCACTTACCGGTTGGTCCTCTGCTTGTACAGAACACGGTGCCCGCACTGTCTGCAGCGGATAGGCTCGCCGCGCTTCAGAGGAACGTCCTGGTCGCAGTCGCCGCACTTGTAGTGCACGGTGCGCGCGTTGATGTCGACCTGCTGCTGAGCCTCGGAGGTGTTGGCTCCGCTGTAGCCGCCATACTGTTGTGTGGACATGTTGAGAGTTTGGTGCTGGGAAGCGGTCGCGAAGGCGGTAAGAGGAGTATGCGGTGAGCGTGTGTGCGAGAAAGACAACTGGCCGTTGGGGGGTGTCGCGAGCTGGCGTTGGATATCGAGAAATTGTCAAAGGCGCAAGGCGGAATGGCGGCGCGGGAACATTGGTCTTATCGATAAGGGGCCCTGATGCTCGAATGCGAAAGGGCACTTTCACATGGCGCTTATGTCAGGCAGTGCTAGCTAAGGATCCTGACTTCTTGGTGTTTGTATTGTGCGGAATGTGTTAAAGGATAAGATCTCTTCTTTGATTTGATCGCAGCGCCTGGTGGCATTTTCTCCCTACCTTCCGCGCACCTCGTCTAGGTGTCCAACTGGCTCGCCCTGACATGCCTTGACCTTCTCGGCGCGGTTCCAGCTGGCAGTCTCAGATCGCATTCGCAACCCCGAAACCTCGACACGTCCGCAGAACGGCCCATGACGTGCCTCCCTCGCACTTGAACGATTTCCGCGCGGGCGAATAGACCACAATGTTCTCCAACGCGCTGAAGTCGTTTCAGTCGAACATCTCGGGCAACTACACTCTCAGCGCCCAACCTACATCTTACTCAGGACCATGGAAGATATACGATGCGAAGAAGAAGTCTACGGGCAAGGCAGCCTCGGTCTTTGTCTTCGAGAAGAAGTCGCTAGAACCCCCTGGCGGTGCAGGGCTTGGTGGTCGTTCAGGCGCATCACAGCTCAAGCGTGCACACGAGGAGGTGGTGGAGAGGTTGAAGAAAGAAGCTAGCTCGCTGGCACGTCTGCGACACCCAAGCGTCCTAGAGCTCGCTGAGCCAGTAGAGGAGACTCGCGGCGGAGGTTTGATGTTTGCCACGGAGCCTGTCACAGCATCCCTTGCTGGCCTACTACAGGAGAAGGACCAGCAGGAAAAGGCCGGGGGCGTCGGTGGGCGCCGAAGCCGCTACGTCGTCGAAGAGTCTGATGGACAGAAGCGCAGACGAGAGCTCGAACTTGACGAGCTCGAGATACAAAAGGGGCTGCTGCAGATTAGCAAAGGCTTGGAGTTCTTGCACGAGAGCGCTGGGTTGGTCCACGCCAACCTCACGCCAGAGGCTATATTCATCAATGCTAAAGTAGGCAATACCAATTCGTCTCTTCATGTACTTTTGCTGATGGACGTGACAGTCTGATTGGAAGATCTCAGGTCTCGGTTTCTCCACTCCCCCAGAGAACTCGACGAAGCCAACCTCCGTAACGCCCATTTCTCTGTCCGAAGTTCTGAACTACGATGCTCGACTTCCTAAATATGTCCAGCTCAACATCGACTATACGTCTCCGGACTTCATCATAGACGGTAATGTGACGCCAGCTGCGGACATGTTCAGTCTTGGTCTGCTGATCATTGCACTCTACAACTCACCACACCAAAGCCCGCTCGAGTTCAACGGAAGCATGTCGTCCTACAAGCGAGCGTTTTCCTCGTCTTCAACGGTACCGAACAAAAACAACAACTTCATGAGCTCGCAACCGCTACCGCGAGATGTTGCAAACGGAGTGCTTGATCGACTCATCACAAGACGGCCAGCACAGCGCCTGGATGCAAGGGAGTTCCAGCAAGCACAGTACTTTGACAACATCCTCGTCTCCACAATCCGATTCCTCGACTCCCTTCCAGCGAAGACACCAAACGAGAAGTCGCAGTTCATGCGTGGGCTTCCTCGAATACTCAACCAGTTCCCCAAATCCGTGCTGGAGAAGAAGATACTTCCAGCTTTGTTAGAAGAGATGAAGGATCGCGAGCTACTGACCCTGATTCTGCAAAACGTCTTCAAGATCATTACAATGCTACCGTCAGGCAAGCGGACGTTCACCGAAAGAGTCATACCCAAGCTACGAGAAACGTTCTTGGCTGGTGGTGCTGCTACTGCACCAAACGCAAAGGGTGGTACCCAGGAGCGTGATAGCCTGAAGGAGGCAGGTCTTATGGTGTTACTTGAGAACATCCAAGTCGCGGCAGACAACACAGGCGGAAAGGAGTTCAAGGATGACATACTGCCCGTTGTCAATTATGCTTTAGAGTCTCCTACACACTCGCTCGTCGATGCAGCGCTGCGTACACTTCCTGTTGTCCTGCCAATCCTCGACTTCTCGACAACCAAGAACGAGCTTTTCCCTGTCATTGCAACAATTTTTGCGAAGACCAGCAGCATGGGTATCAAGATCCGTGGACTAGAGGCCTTGAAGACTCTgtgcggcggcggtggtaaCGACGACCAGAACGACTATCAGGGCGATGGTCTGACGGGCATGGTCGAGGCTCCAAAACCGAAGAGCTCTAGTGTTTCCATCTTGGATAAGTACACGATACAAGAGAAGGTGGTGCCGCTGCTCAAAGGCATCAAAACTAAGGAGCCTGCTGTTATGGTATGTCCGGCTTGTCACACACAAATCTCTTCACTGACACTGCAGTAGATGGCTGCCCATGATGTCTTCAAGGCCATAGCGCCACAAGTCGATAGTGACTTCCTCGCTATGGAAATCCTTCCTATCTTATGGCAATTCAGCTTGGGACCCTTGCTCAACCTCCCGCAGTTCCAGGCTTACATGACATTGATCAAGTCGACTTCAGCACGCGTTGAACAAGAGCAGACACGGAAGCTACAAGAGCTCGGCGCCAACAACACCACAGCTACCTCAAGAAACGAATTTATGAGTTTCGGCGGCCCACCTGCGTCAAGCGCCTTCGACTCCTCAAACGGCGGTGACGACACAAATTTTGAGGCATTGGTACGGGGAGGTACCCAGGGTAGGGCTGGCGGTTCGGATATGCTTGGAGGCGATCCATGGGCCAACGCTTCAGCATCATCGGCCACAGCTCTGCCTTCTCGACCCGCAAACCGCGCCAACACTGCTTCACCAGCCCCAGCAACCTTTGCATGGTCCACACCGCCCGTCTCTCCACCCCCACCGACGAACCTGTCTGCACCTCAGGGTAACCGCAAGGCCATCACACCAGACAACACGTTCTCCACTCTCAACTCTTCTTTCCCAGCCATGAACCCCACCAACCCAGGTATCGGCAGCCCGACATTCTCTCAGCCGCCAAGCAGGCCTACAATGGGCATGAACAGCATGATAACCCAACCAACAACGGCACCCTCATACACTGCGCCTAATTCAGGTATCGACTGGAGCAAAGCGAACGCCTCGTCTACATCAGGCTGGGGCAGCTCGTCTACATCCAATACCACGTCTAGCCGTCTCTCGAATTTCTCAGTCATAGCTCCCTCTCAGCCCCAACCGCAGCGTCAGGACAACACTGCGAGTCCATATTCGAGCTTCAGCATCGCACCACCGCCTATGAAACATGCGAACAACGGGACGTTCAGCATAGCGCCACCTCCGAGTTTGGGTGCGAGCAATAGGAGCACGAGTGCAAGTGGAGGACTAAGTATGAACAGTATGGGCGGTATGAAGGGCGGTAACATGAACAGTATGGCAGCATTGAGGGCGCAGACGCAGACTCAACAGAGTCAGAGACCACCGAGCCAAGCACCGACGAATTGGGGGAACGGCAGCGACAGTTTGATATAAAGTGCCTGCTGGATAGGCTTGAATTAGAGTCCAGTCAAATCAGAGTGCAGGCCTTCCGTGGTTCCACAATTGGTAACAACACACGTGCTGGGTCCTGAGGAGCCGTGACGATTTTACTGCTGTCCTTGATCACACAATAGCAAATCTGGAGTCGATGGCGGCTAAAGCCTCCGACTTCGCGAAGCTGGTCGTAGTGCTCCTGTTCAAGGCCTCCCGTTGATCGCAAAACTTGGTCGAAGCAGCATGATGATGTGCACACTCTTTGCTCGCCTGCATACGATAACACGCACGCTAATGATACGGCACAGCTGATCTGCAACGCATCCAAAAGGCCGCGTGAGATGTCCCGTCAGATCAGTGCAGCCTCATGTGGATCCCGTTCTCGGGATATCCGAGATGGTGCCAGAGGTCAGGAGACGAAGGCTCAAAAGCCTGTGAACAAGCAAAAATTCGAAGAAAAGAGGATGCGCTTGCACCATATTGGCAGAAGCTTGGTGTCGCAATCGCAGGGGCGGTATTGCGAAAAACCAAGGAACGAGAGCCGAGCTGGACCCCACTCCTCTTGGCTCTGATGCTTGCGTGCAGCTCGAGTGCTTGTGTGGCGTGCAACGTCATGGGTTCGTCCTCAACCACGCTTTGCGACCGACTTTTGCGCTCTGAGCGGCGCCGGCCAAACGGAGAGCGGCGGGAGTGCCTGGAATCGCTGGTTTGCAACCAAAGCCTGGCGAAATCCACAATTACCACATTCGTGTGGGTACGAGAAGACTCCACATGGAACTGCGAACTTGGTGCACGAAGCAGACGGCAACGCGCTCCGGTGTGGCCTATCCATGCTAAAGCGTGCTGGCCAGTGGGATAGTTCCATACGTCACGCCAGCCAGCCGTAACGGCCTGGGAAAGACTGGGATCACTGCTGTATGAAGCGGTACCCGCGCGTCAGCCGAGTTTCGAAGAGCCAACGAAAACTCGAACGGCCGGGTTAATTTTCGAGTGATGAGCATACTAGGCGAAGTTCCAGATCTTGTGTCGAGTCGTGCTGTAATTGCGCGGGGTATGGATGTTTGCTTTGTGCGGTGTTTGATAGGCCATCTTCATGGGAAGGCATCTTCAAACAGGGTCGATATCTGCTGGAGGCCCCACTGGCCCCCAGCACCTACCTGCGTCCCAGGGTTCGCCATTCCGGCCATAGCGACTTCCACCCCGCAGGATTCCCCTAGCGGCACTACTACCGTTCGCTCGCGCCTCAGCATCATCTTTAGCCACCTACTCTCGAATCGCGTGGCCCCACCTGCACTTTATATCCCGGCTCTCACGCTCTTCAACGATCATCTACCAACAACCGTTCGCCTTCTCAGGATTGCAATTTCCGCAGCAGCTTGAGACCACTTCGCCTGCTTCACCCATCGCACAGCTTGTGCCGCCAACCACCAGCAAGCGGTTAATGCTACCGGAAACGAACATCCGTCGTTTTAGTTACACTCCCCACAAGAGGACTCTCCGCTGTTTAAAATGGCGTTAGGACTCTTCAGCAAGGCCAAAACGGCCGACAGCGACTCTTCTACCGACCACAAGTTCCATTCCAAGGACGGCGACTATGATCTCGCAGCCATCGGCCCTGGCACGAACAGGCTTGCCGACCCTGGCGCCAATCAAGACCCTGAAAAGGGTGTAGACAGCGACAGCGAAGCCAGCATTATTGGAAAGCAGATGGCAATGGAAGCTGAGAATGCTATCAAGTATCGCTCATGTAGTTGGCAAAAGATATGTTCTCTTGGCAGGAGCTCACTGCACATCGCTGACTGATTGGTTAGACTGCAGCACTGCTGTTCTCCGAGTACATCTGTCTCGCCATCATGTCCTTCCCATGGTCCTACTCGATCCTCGGCCTCGTTCCTGGTGTCATCTTGACCGTTGTCATTGCTGCCTTTGTGCTCTACACGTCGCTGACCACCTGGTGAGTTTTGCTATTTCCATGCTCCCTCCAACAAGTCACTAATTCAAGTTTAGGCACTTCTGCATGCGCCACCCTGAGATTCGTGATGTGTGTGATCTGGGCCAAATGATCTTCTGGAACCAAAAGTGGGCGTTCTACTTCACTGCCGTCATGTTCATCCTGAACAACACGTTCATCATGGGCCTGCACTGTCTTGTTGGCGCCAAGTGGTGGAACACTATCACCGGCCATGAGCTTTGCACAATCGCTTTCGCTGCCATCACTGCTGTAATTTCCTTCTTCGC from Ascochyta rabiei chromosome 2, complete sequence includes these protein-coding regions:
- a CDS encoding Serine/threonine-protein kinase, producing MNNQQQGNRLQLNFGFGGGGGDRNNQYAQEQGRAFPTTPSTFPQPVYPNQAGQQEVWGAQQQMGGNGYGGYFQNPYQQAQYQGQQGNLQAPGATRFDQSPNGLAQQLSQQHLGGGSNRSGSPYGRQASPNQQRPRTADNRGFGYGGYGGGSAPRQPSQSLYDEEAPARNPDKYSSNVAQQATMSKGLINTFFKDSVQRARDRNQRALELESIMKEPSISDNRKAQKENSMRNAEIHYLRFLRTKEKPENFSTLKVIGKGAFGEVKLVQRKNDGKIYALKSLVKQEMFKKDQLAHVRSERDILAESDSPWVVKLHTTFQDNTFLYMLMEFLPGGDLMTMLIKYEIFTEDITRFYMAEIVLAIEAVHKLGFIHRDIKPDNILLDRGGHIKLTDFGLSTGFHKEHDAGYYKKLLAGGAHKSNRDNRNSMNMDQIQLTVSNRTQINTWRKSRRQLAYSTVGTPDYIAPEIFSGQGYDFGCDWWSVGTIMFECLIGWPPFCAEEPHDTYRKIVDWPRNLHFPPDQQLGAEAEDFVRRLICDADHRLGRIGGASEIKQHPFFRGVSWDGLRRIRAPFEPKLQSNVDTQYFPIDEIDQNDNSAAYRAQAAQSGDDEYATSLPFIGYTYKRFDAFRGA
- a CDS encoding Protein kinase domain-containing protein ppk32, translated to MFSNALKSFQSNISGNYTLSAQPTSYSGPWKIYDAKKKSTGKAASVFVFEKKSLEPPGGAGLGGRSGASQLKRAHEEVVERLKKEASSLARLRHPSVLELAEPVEETRGGGLMFATEPVTASLAGLLQEKDQQEKAGGVGGRRSRYVVEESDGQKRRRELELDELEIQKGLLQISKGLEFLHESAGLVHANLTPEAIFINAKSDWKISGLGFSTPPENSTKPTSVTPISLSEVLNYDARLPKYVQLNIDYTSPDFIIDGNVTPAADMFSLGLLIIALYNSPHQSPLEFNGSMSSYKRAFSSSSTVPNKNNNFMSSQPLPRDVANGVLDRLITRRPAQRLDAREFQQAQYFDNILVSTIRFLDSLPAKTPNEKSQFMRGLPRILNQFPKSVLEKKILPALLEEMKDRELLTLILQNVFKIITMLPSGKRTFTERVIPKLRETFLAGGAATAPNAKGGTQERDSLKEAGLMVLLENIQVAADNTGGKEFKDDILPVVNYALESPTHSLVDAALRTLPVVLPILDFSTTKNELFPVIATIFAKTSSMGIKIRGLEALKTLCGGGGNDDQNDYQGDGLTGMVEAPKPKSSSVSILDKYTIQEKVVPLLKGIKTKEPAVMMAAHDVFKAIAPQVDSDFLAMEILPILWQFSLGPLLNLPQFQAYMTLIKSTSARVEQEQTRKLQELGANNTTATSRNEFMSFGGPPASSAFDSSNGGDDTNFEALVRGGTQGRAGGSDMLGGDPWANASASSATALPSRPANRANTASPAPATFAWSTPPVSPPPPTNLSAPQGNRKAITPDNTFSTLNSSFPAMNPTNPGIGSPTFSQPPSRPTMGMNSMITQPTTAPSYTAPNSGIDWSKANASSTSGWGSSSTSNTTSSRLSNFSVIAPSQPQPQRQDNTASPYSSFSIAPPPMKHANNGTFSIAPPPSLGASNRSTSASGGLSMNSMGGMKGGNMNSMAALRAQTQTQQSQRPPSQAPTNWGNGSDSLI